In Rhodospirillaceae bacterium, a genomic segment contains:
- a CDS encoding adenylyltransferase/cytidyltransferase family protein — protein MTKATSNQDAKKNFAARPARSKVKSISELASLVSDSQKAGEKVVLAHGVFDLVHMGHVRHLEAARREGTVLVVTITADKHVHKGPGRPIFPEELRAEMLAAMEYVDWVGINLSPDATELLRQLRPDVYIKGSDYENPEDDLTGMISAERDAVEEHGGKMVLTRDITFSSSSLINNYLDVYEPSLRDYLGTVRDAGGFDAIQVLIEKVKNYRVLLVGDLIIDEYQYVTPLGKSPKENMIATLLKDREIFAGGVIAAANHVASFCAEVEVITCLGDQDDYEQLVRDSLKPNVKLTVFHRNEAPTTTKTRFIESGYIRKLFEVYSMDDSPLEATLEADVNKAIVEKAKNSDVVIATDFGHGLIGNSTVQTLIEHAKFLAVNTQSNSANTGFNLVTKYQKADYVCIDAPEARLATVDKHSDVMEIAAEKLPEKIDCSRLIVTHGSHGCVTYDKAHGARRIPVFTKTTVDTVGAGDAFLAVTSPLVAAGGDMEHIGLVGNAVGAIKVGIIGHRHSVEKTPLMKYITTLLK, from the coding sequence TTGACTAAAGCAACGTCAAATCAAGACGCCAAGAAAAACTTCGCGGCCCGCCCGGCTCGTTCGAAGGTAAAGTCTATTTCTGAACTGGCTTCATTGGTTAGCGACTCCCAAAAAGCTGGCGAAAAAGTGGTCCTGGCACATGGAGTATTTGACCTGGTCCATATGGGACACGTTCGACACTTGGAAGCGGCTCGACGAGAGGGAACGGTCCTGGTTGTTACCATCACGGCCGACAAGCATGTACACAAAGGGCCTGGGCGACCGATCTTCCCAGAAGAACTCCGCGCCGAAATGTTGGCGGCAATGGAATATGTCGATTGGGTCGGCATCAATTTATCACCTGATGCGACTGAATTGCTCCGCCAACTCCGCCCCGATGTTTACATTAAGGGGTCCGATTATGAAAACCCGGAAGATGATCTTACGGGCATGATTTCGGCGGAACGAGACGCCGTTGAGGAACACGGCGGAAAGATGGTGCTGACCCGAGATATTACGTTCAGCTCCTCATCGCTGATTAATAACTATTTGGACGTTTATGAGCCGTCTCTCCGCGATTATCTCGGCACAGTACGGGACGCGGGCGGGTTCGATGCCATTCAGGTGCTTATCGAAAAAGTAAAAAACTACCGGGTTCTCCTTGTTGGTGATCTTATCATCGACGAGTACCAATACGTGACGCCGTTGGGGAAATCCCCAAAAGAAAATATGATTGCCACCTTGCTAAAGGATCGTGAAATCTTTGCGGGGGGCGTAATCGCCGCAGCCAATCATGTGGCGAGTTTCTGCGCAGAGGTGGAGGTCATCACCTGTCTTGGCGATCAAGACGATTACGAACAACTCGTTCGCGATAGCCTTAAGCCTAATGTAAAATTAACAGTTTTCCACCGCAACGAAGCGCCGACAACGACAAAGACCCGTTTCATAGAATCGGGTTATATTCGGAAGCTATTTGAAGTCTATTCAATGGATGACTCGCCTCTTGAGGCAACTTTGGAAGCCGACGTGAATAAGGCCATTGTTGAAAAGGCAAAGAATTCGGACGTGGTTATCGCCACCGATTTTGGGCATGGCCTCATCGGCAACTCAACCGTTCAGACGCTTATCGAACATGCAAAGTTTTTGGCCGTTAACACGCAAAGCAATAGCGCTAATACAGGCTTCAACCTTGTGACAAAGTACCAAAAGGCGGATTACGTTTGTATAGATGCGCCGGAAGCTCGTTTAGCGACCGTCGATAAACATAGCGATGTAATGGAAATTGCGGCTGAAAAACTGCCAGAAAAGATTGATTGTTCCAGGTTGATCGTCACGCATGGGAGCCACGGCTGTGTGACTTACGATAAAGCACACGGCGCACGGCGCATCCCGGTGTTTACGAAAACGACCGTCGATACAGTAGGCGCTGGCGATGCGTTTCTTGCGGTTACATCGCCGCTGGTTGCGGCAGGCGGAGATATGGAACACATCGGA